A genomic segment from Oncorhynchus clarkii lewisi isolate Uvic-CL-2024 chromosome 14, UVic_Ocla_1.0, whole genome shotgun sequence encodes:
- the LOC139365901 gene encoding ras-related protein Rab-33A-like, translating to MANESLENDGGTGSRNSRNINFTSSVDLSTSLESSVQIRIFKIIVIGDSNVGKTCLTFRFTGGSFPEKTEATIGVDFREKAVEIEGEKIKVQVWDTAGQERFRKSMVEHYYRNVHAVVFVYDITKMNSFQNLKTWIQECNGHRVSPTVPRVLVGNKCDLVSQIQVPSNTALKFADAHNMLLFETSAKDPKESQNVDSIFMCLACRLKAQKSLLYRDVEREDGRVRLSQETNINKSICPC from the exons ATGGCAAATGAATCTCTTGAAAATGATGGAGGGACCGGTTCGAGAAATTCAAGAAATATAAATTtcacatcatctgtggatctcagCACGTCATTGGAATCGAGTGTTCAGATTCGAATATTTAAAATAATTGTAATCGGGGATTCAAATGTAGGGAAGACCTGCTTAACCTTCCGCTTCACCGGTGGGAGCTTTCCAGAGAAGACCGAGGCGACAATCGGTGTGGATTTCAGGGAGAAAGCAGTGGAAATAGAGGGCGAAAAAATAAAG GTGCAGGTGTGGGACACTGCAGGACAGGAACGCTTCAGGAAGAGCATGGTAGAACACTACTACCGCAATGTGCACGCTGTCGTTTTCGTTTACGATATCACTAAGATGAACTCATTCCAGAACCTGAAGACGTGGATCCAGGAGTGCAACGGGCACCGTGTCTCACCCACTGTGCCTCGGGTACTGGTGGGCAACAAGTGTGACCTGGTTAGTCAGATACAAGTGCCCTCCAACACTGCCCTCAAGTTTGCAGACGCCCACAACATGCTGCTGTTTGAGACCTCGGCCAAGGACCCAAAGGAGAGCCAAAACGTGGACTCCATTTTCATGTGCCTGGCATGTCGGCTGAAGGCCCAGAAGTCCCTGCTGTACAGGGATGTGGAGAGGGAGGACGGAAGGGTTAGGCTTTCACAAGAGACAAATATTAATAAGAGCATCTGCCCTTGCTGA